The Helianthus annuus cultivar XRQ/B chromosome 16, HanXRQr2.0-SUNRISE, whole genome shotgun sequence genome includes a window with the following:
- the LOC110918982 gene encoding proline-rich extensin-like protein EPR1: MYAGRTPMQRSCIAYRSTSISIHMYRSTCFRIEGCTIVFGAILIPCHHPALSYPPIFTVAATTHHYRHNLPLSPPPTAAATHQSPQPATDSVATPMVTTVATTPLPTTADIHHRLHCHSSPLPHTTAAIATRHCHHPPSPPHHLATAQPPSYRPTTNHHRHRHPPPSSLPPTIASGATKNH; this comes from the coding sequence ATGTATGCGGGTCGAACTCCAATGCAGAGGAGCTGTATTGCCTATCGATCCACGAGTATATCGATCCACATGTATCGATCAACATGCTTTCGTATTGAGGGATGTACAATAGTTTTTGGGGCAATATTGATCCCATGTCACCACCCAGCGCTGTCATATCCACCCATCTTCACTGTcgccgccaccacccaccactaccGCCACAACCTGCCGCTGTCGCCACCACCCACCGCTGCCGCCACCCACCAGTCGCCGCAACCCGCCACCGACTCCGTCGCCACCCCGATGGTCACCACTGTCGCCACCACTCCGCTACCAACCACCGCCGACATCCACCACCGCCTCCATTGCCACTCGTCGCCGCTACCACACACCACCGCCGCCATTGCCACTCGCCACTGCCACCACCCACCGTCGCCGCCCCACCACCTAGCTACCGCCCAACCACCTAGCTACCGccccaccaccaaccaccaccgtcaccgccacccaccaccatcgtcgttGCCACCCACTATTGCCTCAGGGGCCACCAAGAACCACTGA